In Cervus canadensis isolate Bull #8, Minnesota chromosome 6, ASM1932006v1, whole genome shotgun sequence, one DNA window encodes the following:
- the ZFHX2 gene encoding zinc finger homeobox protein 2 isoform X1: MATLNLSSVTGTIPSPGHDAPSLPPDTSSPSTPSDPVTKDAPDAPSTSESMRSSEAGGQPLESGCGLVPPKEIGEPQEEPGRGGFPPKDLGVEEYEELEEEEGGLPPVDLSDHLFFATGGEACLVAKLFPPGDSELPLPKGFPRGEAGVQEESSLPLLAHLPPVHLTALHVQHGFDPIQGFSSSDQILSHDTSAPSPATCEGRDGAFWSYQLAPNPPGDPKDGPTGSGGGDPRALFWFCLLCRLGFSRPQAFVGHTRSHGVKLTTAQHQGLLGNPAVLQEGDEACMALLSFLEPKPPARPLERPLDNSSSVNTEANAAQIEDGPPAAEAQAPLPPVEEVMALSPPSPQTTPAIWDPSPTQAKESPTSAGGAGPDWFPEGHEEDGGLCPQLNQSSPTSKEGGTLPARGGSPEDPGDPAQPYRLADDYSLAPAAFQGLSLSSHMSLLHSRNSCKTLKCPKCNWHYKYQQTLDVHMREKHPESNSHCSYCSAGGAHPRLARGESYNCGYKPYRCEVCNYSTTTKGNLSIHMQSDKHLANLQGFQAGPGGQGSPPEAAVPPPAGDKEPKTKLSWQCKVCSYETNISRNLRIHMTSEKHLQNVLMLHQGLPLGLPPGLVGPSPPPQAAAAPATPPDLFQYFGPQALGQPQAPLPGPGLRPDKPLEAQLLLNGFHHLGAPARKFPAPAPGSPSPDTHLPQSQLLGALSDGLPTSPPPDDSPSLKVFRCLVCQAFSTDSLELLLYHCSMGRSLPEAEWKEVAGDTHRCKLCCYGTQLKANFQLHLKTDKHAQKYQLAAHLREGGGAVGTPSPAPLGDGAPYGSVPTLHLRCNICDFESNSKEKMQLHARGAAHEENSQIYKFLLEMEGTATAAGPELGLFRCLLCAWETPSRLAVLQHLRAPAHRDAQAQRRLQLLQSGPAADEGLPALQSILSFSHGQPRPHGKTPVTLLAGPPTPEKDAQNKTEQLVSEEAENKTGPPGDSANQTTVFCCPYCSFLSPESEQVRAHALSQHAMQPTFRCPLCQEQLVGRPALHFHLSHLHNVVPECVERLLLVATTVEMTLTTKVLPGPALSPLGDGPEPPSPAPEPAPSRAQAAEGPHLTPEASPDPVPEPPPPSVEAPDKPTGSPDQPPSPAQSPAPRPDAQAEEVAPPPAMAEEEEGAGGEPRPADPAPADSRHPLTYRKTTNFALDKFLDPARPYKCTVCKESFTQKNILLVHYNSVSHLHKMKKAAIDPSCPAREAGSTPATAAATDKPFKCTVCRVSYNQSSTLEIHMRSVLHQTRSRGAKTDAKAEGPERGPEEPKEGETEGEAGPEKKGPEPSGFLSGLPFLSPPPPPLDLHRFPAPLFTPPVLPPFPLMPESLLKLQQQQLLLPFYLHDLKVGPKLALAGPAPLLSLPAAAPPPPPPPPNAELAEQEWERPPMTEEGAEAGPPSPPHPTPNEAARTAAKALLENFGFELVIQYNEGKQAVPPPPTPPPPEALGGGDKLACRACGKLFSNMLILKTHEEHVHRRFLPFEALSRYAAQFRKSYDSLYPPPAESPKLPDGPLDSPAPQLGPPFLVPEPEAGGARPLEERGRAGGRWPPEEDESARGNLPPLVPAGRRFSRTKFTEFQTQALQSFFETSAYPKDGEVEQLASLLGLASRVVVVWFQNARQKARKNASDGGPVPNGGGTGGASGCRRCHATFSCVFDLVRHLKKCYDDQPADEEEEEAERGEEEEEVEDDAEEEQGPEPPAGPEGPPPEPPDREELSQAEATKPEGKEPEGRAPPSPSPVHTCDQCALSFPSQDLLTSHRRLHFLPPVQPSAAPHLLDLPMLVFGERNPLVAGTPPVSGPPLKRKHEDGSLSPTGSEAGVGGEGEPPRDKRLRTTILPEQLEILYRWYMQDSNPTRKMLDCISEEVGLKKRVVQVWFQNTRARERKGQFRSTPGGVPNPTVKPPVTPSPAPFPKFNLLLGKADDRAGREAPKRDAPALPYPTVTPAAGPLPFLPPGKEAPALTPEPPLPLPAPPPPCEDEGPEEPSKASPESEACSPSAGDLSDSSASSLAEPESPGAGGTSGGPGGGGGVPDGMGQRRYRTQMSSLQLKIMKACYEAYRTPTMQECEVLGEEIGLPKRVIQVWFQNARAKEKKAKLQGAAVGGAGGSSEGPLAAQRTDCPYCDVKYDFYVSCRGHLFSRQHLAKLKEAVRAQLKSESKCYDLAPAPEAPPAPKAPPATPASVPLGAAPALPRLGPVLLSGPALAQPPLGSLAPFSSGPAASSGLLGLATSVLPATTVVQTAGPGCPLPQRPVPDQTKPSPAGTTDSAPGPPPELSGDKVSGERKPVAAPTNSSADALKNLKALKATVPALLGGQFLPFPLPPAGAATPPAVFGPQLPGAYFQQLYGMKKGLFPMNPVIPQTLIGLLPNALLQPPTQAPEPTATAPPKPPELPAPREGEAGEADELLTGSPGISTVDVTHRYLCRQCKMAFDGEAPATAHQRSFCFFGRGSGGSVPPPLRVPVCTYHCLACEVLLSGREALASHLRSSAHRRKAAPPPGAPPGTASNAAATAAVAFAKEEARLPHTDSNPKTTTTSTLLAL, from the exons ATGGCCACCCTTAACCTGTCCTCTGTCACTGGCACCATCCCCTCCCCTGGGCATGATGCCCCGTCCCTGCCTCCGGACAcctcctcccccagcaccccTTCTGATCCTGTCACCAAAGATGCCCCTGATGCCCCCTCCACCTCTGAGAGCATGAGGTCCTCGGAGGCAGGGGGGCAGCCCCTAGAGTCAGGCTGTGGCCTCGTCCCACCAAAGGAGATAGGGGAGCCCCAGGAGGAGCCTGGCCGTGGCGGCTTCCCACCAAAGGACCTGGGGGTGGAAGAGTacgaggagctggaggaggaggagggagggctcCCTCCCGTGGACCTAAGTGACCACTTATTCTTCGCAACTGGAGGTGAGGCCTGCCTAGTGGCCAAGCTGTTCCCGCCAGGCGACAGTGAGCTCCCATTACCAAAGGGCTTCCCCCGGGGTGAGGCAGGCGTCCAGGAAGAGTCCAGCCTGCCCCTCCTTGCCCACCTGCCCCCTGTACACCTCACTGCCCTTCACGTCCAACATGGCTTTGACCCAATCCAAGGCTTTAGCTCTTCTGACCAAATTCTGTCCCACGATACCTCAGCGCCATCTCCGGCCACCTGTGAGGGAAGGGACGGAGCCTTCTGGAGCTACCAGCTGGCTCCAAACCCACCCGGAGATCCCAAAGATGGCCCCACGGGGAGCGGGGGAGGAGACCCCAGGGCGCTCTTCTGGTTCTGCCTCCTGTGCCGCCTGGGGTTCAGCAGGCCCCAGGCCTTTGTGGGTCACACACGGTCTCACGGGGTGAAGCTAACCACTGCTCAACACCAGGGCCTGCTGGGCAACCCAGCCGTGCTCCAGGAGGGGGACGAGGCCTGCATGGCCCTGCTGAGCTTCCTGGAACCAAAACCACCTGCTCGCCCTTTAGAGAGACCCCTTGACAACAGCAGCAGCGTGAACACGGAAGCCAATGCAGCCCAGATCGAGGACGGCCCCCCTGCGGCAGAAGCCCAGGCCCCCCTCCCGCCCGTGGAAGAAGTCATGGCCCTcagcccaccctccccccagACCACCCCAGCCATCTGGGACCCCAGCCCAACCCAAGCCAAAGAATCACCAACATCGGCAGGCGGGGCGGGGCCAGATTGGTTCCCCGAGGGGCATGAGGAGGATGGCGGGCTCTGCCCCCAACTCAACCAAAGCTCACCCACCTCCAAGGAGGGGGGCACTCTCCCTGCCCGGGGGGGCTCCCCTGAAGACCCCGGAGACCCGGCCCAGCCCTATCGCTTGGCTGATGACTACAGCCTGGCCCCGGCAGCCTTCCAGGGCCTCAGCTTGTCCAGCCACATGTCTCTGCTGCACTCACGCAACTCTTGTAAGACGCTGAAGTGTCCCAAGTGCAACTGGCACTACAAGTACCAGCAGACCCTGGACGTGCACATGCGGGAGAAGCACCCTGAGAGCAACAGTCACTGCAGCTACTGTAGTGCAGGGGGTGCCCACCCCCGCCTCGCCCGGGGAGAGAGCTACAACTGCGGCTACAAGCCCTACCGCTGCGAGGTCTGCAACTATTCCACCACCACCAAGGGCAACCTCAGCATCCACATGCAGTCTGACAAGCACCTGGCCAACCTGCAGGGCTTCCAGGCCGGGCCCGGGGGCCAGGGGAGCCCCCCAGAAGCCGCGGTCCCACCCCCTGCAGGGGACAAGGAGCCCAAGACCAAGTTGTCCTGGCAGTGCAAGGTGTGCAGCTACGAGACCAACATCTCCCGCAACCTGCGCATCCACATGACCTCTGAGAAGCACCTGCAGAACGTCCTCATGCTCCACCAGGGGCTGCCGCTGGGCCTGCCGCCCGGGCTGGTGgggcccagcccccctccccaggcgGCGGCTGCCCCTGCCACCCCCCCTGACCTCTTTCAGTACTTTGGACCGCAGGCCCTAGGGCAGCCTCAGGCTCCCTTGCCTGGCCCTGGGCTGAGGCCAGACAAACCCCTGGAAGCCCAGCTGCTTCTCAATGGCTTCCACCACCTCGGAGCACCTGCCCGCAAGTTCCCCGCACCTG CCCCTGGAAGCCCTTCCCCAGACACCCACCTGCCTCAAAGTCAGCTCCTGGGAGCCTTGTCTGACGGGCTGCCCACCTCGCCGCCCCCAGACGACAGCCCGTCCCTGAAGGTGTTCCGCTGCCTGGTGTGCCAGGCCTTCAGCACAGACAGCCTGGAGCTGCTGCTCTACCACTGCAGCATGGGCCGGAGCCTCCCGGAGGCCGAGTGGAAGGAGGTGGCTGGTGACACCCACCGCTGCAAGCTCTGCTGCTACGGCACCCAGCTCAAGGCCAACTTCCAGCTCCACCTCAAGACCGACAAACATGCCCAGAAGTACCAGCTGGCAGCCCACCTgagggaggggggcggggccgtgggcaccccctccccagcGCCCCTGGGAGACGGGGCTCCGTATGGCTCTGTCCCCACCTTGCACCTGCGCTGCAACATCTGTGATTTTGAGTCCAACAGCAAGGAGAAGATGCAGCTGCATGCCCGGGGGGCGGCCCATGAAGAGAACAGCCAGATCTATAAG TTTCTGCTGGAGATGGAGGGGACCGCGACGGCGGCGGGGCCAGAACTGGGGCTGTTCCGCTGCCTGCTATGCGCCTGGGAGACGCCCTCCCGCCTCGCCGTGCTGCAGCACCTGCGGGCACCTGCCCACCGCGACGCCCAGGCCCAGCGGCGCCTGCAGCTGCTACAGAGTGGCCCCGCGGCTGACGAGGGGCTCCCGGCTCTTCAGAGCATCCTGAGCTTCAGCCATGGGCAGCCCCGGCCTCACG GGAAGACTCCTGTCACCCTCTTAGCTGGGCCACCCACCCCTGAGAAAGATGCCCAGAATAAGACAGAACAGTTGG tttctgaagaggcagagaACAAGACTGGCCCTCCTGGAGACAGTGCCAACCAGACCACG GTATTCTGCTGTCCATACTGCAGTTTCCTGAGCCCGGAGTCCGAGCAGGTGAGGGCTCACGCGCTCTCCCAGCACGCAATGCAGCCCACGTTCAGGTGCCCGCTATGCCAGGAGCAGCTGGTGGGCCGGCCTGCCCTGCACTTCCACCTCAGCCACCTCCACAACGTGGTGCCCGAGTGTGTGGAGAGGCTGCTGCTCGTG GCCACAACCGTAGAGATGACCTTGACGACCAAAGTGCTGCCCGGGCCTGCTCTAAGCCCTCTGGGGGATGGCCCAGAGCCCCCCTCTCCCGCACCAGAGCCTGCGCCCAGCAGAGCCCAAGCCGCAG AAGGCCCTCACCTGACCCCAGAAGCCAGTCCCGATCCTGTTCCTgagcctcccccaccctcagtTGAGGCCCCAGACAAGCCCACGGGAAGCCCTGACCAGCCCCCATCTCCAGCCCAGTCTCCAGCCCCTCGTCCTGATGCCCAAGCTGAGGAAGTAGCGCCTCCACCTGCCATggctgaggaggaagagggggctgGTGGGGAGCCCCGCCCTGCAGACCCCGCTCCGGCTGACTCTCGGCACCCTCTGACCTATCGGAAGACCACCAACTTTGCCCTGGACAAGTTCCTCGACCCTGCTCGGCCCTACAAGTGCACTGTGTGTAAGGAGTCCTTCACGCAGAAGAACATTCTCCTGGTCCATTATAACTCAGTCTCCCACCTGCACAAGATGAAGAAGGCCGCCATTGACCCCTCCTGCCCAGCACGGGAAGCTGGTTCCACGCCTGCCACCGCCGCCGCCACAGACAAGCCCTTCAAGTGCACGGTCTGCCGGGTCTCCTACAACCAGAGCTCCACCCTGGAGATCCACATGCGCTCCGTCCTGCACCAGACTCGCTCCAGGGGAGCCAAGACTGATGCCAAGGCTGAGGGGCCAGAGCGAGGCCCAGAAGAGCCCAAGGAAGGCGAGACTGAGGGGGAGGCAGGCCCTGAGAAGAAAGGCCCCGAGCCCAGCGGCTTCCTATCTGGACTGCccttcctgtcccctcccccgcctcccttGGACCTGCACCGATTCCCAGCCCCCCTCTTCACCCCCCCAGtcctgcccccattccctctCATGCCCGAGTCACTGCTTAagctccagcagcagcagctgctcctgCCCTTCTACCTCCACGACCTCAAGGTAGGGCCCAAGCTAGCACTGGCTGGGCCTGCACCGCTGCTGTCCCTGCCGGCTgccgcccctcctcccccacccccgcctccgaACGCTGAGCTGGCTGAGCAAGAGTGGGAGCGGCCCCCTATGACAGAAGAGGGGGCTGAGGCAGGGCCCCCCTCACCCCCGCACCCAACGCCCAACGAGGCAGCCCGCACCGCAGCCAAAGCCCTTCTAGAAAACTTCGGGTTTGAGCTGGTGATCCAGTACAATGAGGGAAAGCAGGCtgtgcccccacccccgaccccacccCCGCCAGAGGCCCTGGGGGGCGGGGACAAGTTGGCTTGCAGGGCCTGTGGGAAACTCTTCTCCAATATGCTTATCCTCAAGACACATGAGGAACACGTGCACCGCCGCTTTCTGCCCTTTGAGGCTCTGAGCCGATATGCTGCTCAGTTTCGAAAGAGCTATGATAGCCTCTACCCACCCCCTGCAGAGTCCCCCAAACTGCCCGACGGGCCCCTGGATTCCCCTGCTCCCCAACTGGGCCCACCTTTCCTGGTCCCAGAGCCTGAGGCAGGGGGTGCCCGTCCCCTTGAGGAGCGAGGTCGGGCAGGAGGACGCTGGCCCCCAGAGGAGGATGAAAGCGCCAGAGGGAATCTTCCTCCCCTGGTGCCTGCAGGCCGCCGCTTCTCCAGAACCAAGTTCACAGAGTTTCAGACCCAAGCCCTGCAGTCTTTCTTTGAGACCAGTGCCTACCCCAAGGACGGCGAGGTGGAGCAGCTCGCAAGCCTCTTGGGCCTGGCTAGCCGCGTGGTGGTGGTGTGGTTCCAGAACGCCCGCCAGAAAGCTCGTAAAAATGCCAGCGATGGTGGGCCTGTGCCCAATGGAGGAGGCACCGGGGGAGCCTCCGGCTGCAGGCGCTGTCACGCCACCTTCTCCTGTGTTTTTGACTTGGTGCGGCACCTCAAGAAATGCTATGACGACCAGCCTGCTgacgaggaggaggaagaggcagagagaggggaagaggaggaagaggtggaGGATGACGCAGAGGAGGAACAGGGCCCGGAGCCCCCAGCAGGGCCTGAGGGCCCACCACCAGAACCCCCAGACAGGGAGGAGCTGAGCCAGGCAGAGGCCACAAAGCCAGAGGGCAAAGAGCCCGAAGGCAGGGCCCCTCCCTCGCCTTCCCCAGTCCACACCTGTGACCAATGTGCCCTGTCTTTCCCCAGCCAGGACCTCCTGACCAGCCACCGCCGGCTCCACTTCCTGCCACCCGTGCAGCCCAGCGCTGCCCCCCACCTCCTAGACCTGCCCATGCTGGTGTTTGGGGAGCGAAACCCCCTGGTGGCAGGCACTCCGCCAGTGTCAGGGCCACCCCTAAAACGGAAGCACGAGGACGGCAGCCTGTCCCCTACGGGCAGTGaagcgggggtgggtggggagggcgaGCCCCCCAGGGATAAGCGCCTGCGCACCACCATCCTGCCCGAGCAGCTGGAGATCCTGTACCGCTGGTACATGCAGGACTCCAATCCCACACGCAAGATGCTCGACTGCATCTCTGAGGAGGTGGGACTCAAGAAGCGAGTGGTGCAGGTCTGGTTCCAGAACACCAGGGCCCGGGAGCGGAAGGGCCAGTTTCGAAGCACCCCTGGGGGAGTGCCCAATCCTACAGTCAAGCCCCCTGTTACACCCAGCCCTGCACCCTTCCCCAAGTTCAACCTCTTGCTGGGCAAGGCAGATgacagggctgggagggaggccccTAAGAGGGATGCACCTGCTCTTCCCTACCCCACGGTCACCCCGGCTGCCGGGCCCTTGCCTTTCTTGCCACCTGGGAAAGAGGCCCCTGCTCTGACACCAGAGCCACCTCTACCTCTCCCAGCTCCCCCTCCACCCTGTGAGGACGAGGGCCCAGAGGAGCCATCAAAAGCTTCTCCAGAGAGTGAGGCTTGCAGTCCATCAGCAGGGGATTTAAGTGATTCGTCAGCTTCCAGTCTGgccgaacctgagtcccctgggGCTGGAGGGACCAGTGGGggcccagggggtgggggtggggttccaGATGGGATGGGGCAGCGGCGCTACAGGACCCAGATGAGCAGCCTGCAGCTGAAGATCATGAAAGCCTGCTATGAAGCCTACCGAACCCCAACCATGCAGGAGTGCGAGGTGCTGGGCGAGGAGATCGGGCTGCCCAAGAGAGTCATCCAGGTCTGGTTCCAGAATGCTCGCGCCAAGGAGAAGAAGGCCAAGCTCCAAGGGGCAGCAGTTGGTGGAGCTGGGGGCAGCAGTGAGGGCCCCTTGGCAGCCCAGCGCACTGACTGCCCCTACTGTGATGTCAAATATGACTTCTATGTCTCCTGCCGAGGCCATCTCTTTTCCCGCCAGCACCTGGCCAAGCTCAAGGAGGCAGTCCGAGCCCAGCTGAAGAGTGAAAGCAAGTGTTACGACTTGGCGCCAGCACCCGAGGCACCCCCGGCTCCCAAGGCTCCACCCGCCACACCTGCCTCTGTGCCCCTCGGGGCTGCCCCGGCCCTGCCTCGCCTGGGCCCGGTCCTCCTGTCTGGCCCAGCTCTGGCCCAGCCCCCATTGGGCAGCCTAGCTCCTTTCAGTTCAG GCCCTGCAGCCTCCTCAGGCCTCCTTGGCCTCGCCACTTCGGTCCTACCTGCTACCACCGTGGTCCAGACCGCTGGCCCAGGCTGCCCTTTACCTCAGAGACCAGTTCCCGACCAAACCAAGCCCTCTCCGGCAGGCACCACTGACTCTGCCCCGGGCCCACCCCCCGAACTCTCTGGGGACAAGGTCTCTGGTGAGCGAAAGCCAGTCGCAGCCCCCACCAACTCCTCCGCTGACGCCCTCAAGAACCTCAAAGCATTGAAGGCCACTGTCCCAGCCCTGTTGGGGGGCCAGTTCCTACCCTTCCCATTGCCTCCTGCTGGGGCTGCCACACCGCCAGCGGTTTTTGGCCCCCAGCTGCCGGGGGCCTACTTCCAGCAGCTCTATGGCATGAAGAAGGGGCTGTTCCCCATGAACCCAGTGATACCTCAGACCCTCATCGGACTGCTCCCCAACGCCCTCCTCCAGCCACCAACCCAAGCCCCCGAGCCCACAGCCACCGCGCCTCCGAAGCCACCCGAACTGCCTGCTCCcagggagggggaggctggggaggccGACGAGTTGCTGACGGGCAGCCCTGGCATCTCCACCGTGGATGTGACCCACCGCTACCTGTGCCGCCAGTGCAAGATGGCGTTTGACGGGGAGGCGCCGGCCACTGCTCACCAGAGATCCTTCTGCTTCTTTGGGCGGGGCTCTGGGGGCTCCGTGCCCCCGCCGCTGCGGGTGCCCGTCTGTACCTACCACTGCCTGGCATGTGAGGTGCTGCTGAGTGGGCGAGAGGCCCTAGCCTCGCACCTGCGCTCCTCGGCCCACAGGCGCAAGGCGGCCCCGCCACCGGGGGCCCCACCCGGCACGGCCAGCAACGCTGCCGCCACGGCTGCAGTGGCTTTTGCCAAAGAGGAAGCAAGATTACCTCACACGGACTCCAACCCCAAAACGACTACTACCTCTACACTTCTAGCTTTATAA